A genomic region of Haliotis asinina isolate JCU_RB_2024 chromosome 1, JCU_Hal_asi_v2, whole genome shotgun sequence contains the following coding sequences:
- the LOC137282192 gene encoding uncharacterized protein gives MCQAAPNRNDNLNRPMGVKMGVKTSDIGEKTGKRNEVQAVGETSKKKDLYGCINFSPSLSTDAESLEEIRVDMCRKHNQNPKNHDWDTIETQLRETYSLQRDNINEGECVRDLLSKWPFLFTGRCLFLLFKLLVGLDIRNTICEAFSKKAHRLNKFLKTESGICKETDELIREAKVQTAKDSVIAWPPANILAIMKYLSEKEEEPCFTVDDTSTRSEAADTDSLPWIVCSGKSVLEAKKFRIVVDRVVVLSDLTSFITSLSALFALFYIRNIQYQHGASATLEFIQRCFVGINPDKGSKSDRKRKSSCAGSVNAKVLLRLINQMANFEWTTC, from the exons ATGTGCCAAGCTGCTCCTAACAGAAATGACAATCTGAATAGGCCAATGGGTGTGAAGATGGGTGTGAAGACAAGTGACATAGGAGAAAAAACTGGAAAAAGAAATGAAGTCCAAGCAGTGGGAGAGACATCTAAGAAGAAAGATTTATATGGATGTATAAACTTTTCCCCAAGTTTGAGCACTGATGCAGAAAGTTTGGAAGAAATCAGGGTGGATATGTGCAGAAAACACAATCAGAATCCAAAGAATCATGACTGGGACACCATAGAGACTCAACTTCGTGAAACATACAGCTTACAGAGAGACAATATCAACGAAGGAGAATGTGTCAGGGATCTGTTGTCTAAATGGCCCTTTTTATTCACAGGGAGGTGTCTGTTTCTCCTTTTCAAGCTACTGGTTGGGCTGGatatcagaaacacaatctGCGAAGCTTTTTCTAAGAAAGCTCACAGACTGAACAAGTTTTTAAAAACAGAATCAGGTATTTGTAAAGAAACTGATGAACTCATCAGAGAGGCTAAAGTGCAAACTGCTAAGGACAGTGTTATTGCTTGGCCACCTGCTAATATCCTTGCGATCATGAAGTACCTCTCAGAGAAGGAAGAAGAACCTTGCTTCACAGTGGAT GACACGTCTACCAGATCTGAAGCTGCAGACACAGACAGCTTGCCATGGATAGTTTGCTCTG GCAAGAGTGTTCTGGAGGCCAAGAAATTCAGGATTGTGGTTGACAGAGTGGTGGTGTTGTCAGACTTGACAAGCTTTATAACATCCCTGAGTGCACTGTTTGCTCTATTTTACATTCGGAACATTCAGTACCAACATGGAGCATCAGCTACCTTGGAATTCATACAAAG ATGTTTTGTTGGAATCAACCCAGACAAGGGCAGCAAGAGTGATCGAAAACGGAAATCGAGTTGTGCTGGAAGTGTTAATGCCAAGGTTCTGCTGCGTCTTATCAACCAAATGGCAAATTTTGAATGGACAACCTGTTAG